In the genome of Polynucleobacter sp. TSB-Sco08W16, the window AGTTATTTTCAAGCCCTATGGTTATGCAGATAAGACAAATAACAAGCCAATGACTACGGACGCTATATTTAATTTGGCATCCATGACAAAAGTGATGGCGACTGTTGGTGGCCTCACATTTTATGAAGAGGGTAAGTTACCGCTCAATGCTCCTATCTCCAATTGGCTCCCCCAATTTAAAGAGATGAAAGTAGGCAAAGTGGATGGGGATGGCAACCTCACAACCGTGCCAGCAAAAAATCCGATAACCGTGCAAGATCTCATGCGTCATACCAATGGCTTAACGTATGGCGGTCGTGGTACAACGCCAGTACATAAATTATTCCCAGCAGGCTCTGCTCCAGCGGCAGTGCAATATACATCTTCAGAATTTATTGATAAGTTAGCTAGCAATCCATTGCTATATGAGCCAGGTACCGCCTGGGATTATGGCTTTGGTATTGATGTGCTGGGCATCATTGAAGAAAAAATTTCAGGGAAGTCTTTGGGCGGCGTACTACAAGAGCGTATTTGGAATAAGGTGGGTATGCCCAATACTACTTTTCAGGTAGCGGAAAAAGATCGGGCTCGTTTAGCTCAGCCATTGCCAATCGATCCGCTCACTGGCAAGCCACAAAAAGTCGATATTCTGAATCAAACGGTAAAGTTTGATTGTGGTGGTTCCTGTGCGTTCTCAACCGCGGGTGACTATGTTCGTTTTGGTCAAATGCTGCTCAACGGCGGTAGCTTGGATGGCAAGAGAGTCCTCGGCCCTCAAACTGTGGCATTCATGACCTCGAATCATTTGAATAAAGATATTAAAAATAATGTGGGCGGTACTGAGCCAGGGCGTGTTGGCTATGGCTTTGGCCTAGGCGTAGCAGTACGTATGGAGCGCGGTCTCTCAGCGATTAACGGCAATATTGGAGACTTCACTTGGAATGGCGCCAATGGAACTATTTTCTGGGTAGACCCAAAAGAGCAAATGGTCGTTGTGATGATGGCAGTTGCTCCCGGTGAAATACGTAAGGTTCATCGCGAGCAACTCAATGCGGTGATTTACGGAGCATTGGAGAAGTAAATTCAAAATCAACCGCGGCAATCGAAAAGCCCCTTGTTTAGGGGCTTTTGCTTTTAGAGTTATAGCTTGATGCTTTTACAGTCCATGCTCTCGATAGTGCCTGTAAAGATTGGCTATCGATGCAAATCCCAAAGTCACAATGAGTACTGCAAATAGGTATTCGGTAGTAAGGTAGTTAAAGACTTTGAGTTGTATAAGAACAGCGGCAGCAATAAAGATGCCAATGGATCCAAATGCCACTAGTTTGAAGTTGGGTATGAATGCACCCAAGGTAATGGCAATAAACACCAAGTAGAGATCAGATACCAATTGATCTGCAGTCACAAAAATAGAATTCGTTAATTCAGGGTTTATGAATTTACCCAAAATAGCAATCACAAGAATGCTAGTCAGTATGGCAAAGTTCAACTTTGCTTTAGTCAGAATCGCTTTGAATTGATCGCTCATATTGCTTAAGTCAATGCAGCGCCATTGCCATTAAAGACGAGGCTCATTCCTAGCCAGAGAAGAATAAAGGCAACTAATACAGTAAAGCCAATTTTCTTAAGAAAGAATTCAAGAGTATCCATATAGGCTTCATCATTGCGACCAAACCATTGGTTAAAACGTTTCCATACTAGGCGGCCAACTACTAGTGGCAGCAGCATCGCAACAATGCCCAAGATAACAGTAAGGGTGGTATCCATATAAACCTATTCTTTTCACTTAATTTTGTTCAGCATTAAACGCTGGGAAGTCATACAGAATACAAGGGTTATCTACCAAGATGGATTTTCTTAGGGCCGGGTCTGTAACCCAGTCTCCAAAAAGGTCGCATAGATCGGCATCATGAGGCATTTGCTTCTTGACCATCACATGTGGCCAATCACTTCCCCAAATCAGTTGCTTGGGATTTGCCTTAATCACTGCATCATTGAATGGGCGCATATCAGAGTAGGGAAGATCGCCATCGCAAATACGATAAGGTCCCGTCATCTTGACCCAAGCCTGCTGATTTTTGAGTAAATCTAATAAACCCTGAAATCCTGCATCATGGGCCCCATGTTTTGCATGGCTATAACCAAAATGTCCAAATACTAAATCTACAGGAAAGTTTTCAAAAACCTTGGCAAGGTTAGGATACTCATTGACATGCATCAAAAGCTCAAGATGCCACCCAAATGGTTTGATACGTTCGGCTAATGATTTGAGATTCTGTACTGGTAATCCAGCAGACTTATCGGCTACATCGACGATATTGCAGCGAATGCCGCGCACTCCAGCGGCATGCAATTGCTCTAATTCTTGATCTTGAATATCGTTCGGATTATTGGAAACAACTGCAACACCTCGAAATTTCTGGGGGTGCGCTCTCAATGCCGCAAGCATGGCTCGGTTATCGATTCCATAAACGCTTGGCTGAACGAGGACCGCTCTATCAATGCCTAGCATGCCCAGTAGAGATTGATAGCTCTCTAATGTGGCGTCTGGCGGGGTGTAGATACGCTCCCGTGCATACGGGAACTGCGTTGCTGGTCCACAAACGTGTGCATGACAGTCTACAGCCCCAGCCGGATATTCAATCTTGGGTGATCGAATCTCTGGATCTGGTGCTTGGCACAATGGTGCTTGAGTGTGAGAAGTCAAAGCTAAATTGATCGTATTCGTTATTGCGGTTCGATATTGGCATCCTTGGCAATCTTTTGATACTTTGCCATTTCTTCGCGAACAAATTTACTAAATTCTGTTGGACTCATAGGAGTGGCTTTAATTCCTTTGCTGTCATATGCATTCTTGACTTCAGGATCTTGCATTGATTGATTGATATCGGCATTGATCTTTTTCACAACAGCAGCAGGTGTGCCAGTTGGTGCCCAGACACCAAACCACAATGCGATCTCAAAATTAGAATAGCCTTGCTCTGCAATCGTAGGAATCTCTGGAACAGCAGCATTGCGGGTTTTACTGGTGACGCCTAGGGCGCGCACTTTGCCACCTCTTAGTTGTCCAATCGCGGTATCTAATGGCGCCATATAAAAAGCGGTGCGACCAGACATCGTATCCTGAATCGCTTCTGGAGATCCTTTGTACGGCACGTGAATCAATTTCACACCCATCATTTGGTTGAAGTATTCGGCGGCCAAGTGGGTGGAGCTACCAACACCTGCAGAGGCAAAGGTAATTTCACCAGGCTTGGATTTGGCTGCAATCACTAAATCACGAATGGTTTGATATGGACCATCAGCAGCGGTAATCATGACGTAAGGAGTTTGCCCAAGAATGGCCACATCAATCAAACTCTTCAGTGGGTCATAAGGCAGCTTTTTATAGATCGCCGGGTTGGCTGCATAGGATGCCGATTGCACTAATAAGGTATAGCCATCGGGATCAGAGTTCACCACAACACCTGTCCCAATAAGTCCGCCTGCACCAGGGCGATTTTCAATAATGACCGGTTGTTTCCAGGTTTCGGTAAGGCTTTTGGCTACCACGCGGCCAGCAATATCTGCGCCCGAGCCTGTAGTCAAAGGCACAATCATTTTGACTGTACGGTTAGGGTAGCTTTGGGCGAGCGCCAGACTCGTTCCAAATGCGAGGCTCAGAATGAGGATGAGCCTTTTCTGAATCAGCGATCTAAACATCTTGTCTCCTATGCTTTTATAAGCGTTTTATAGTTTTATCCTTATACCTTCTTAGGTATTTCATTGGATAATCTACCATGGTCTCGGCAATATATAAATAGAGATAAACAGAGGCCATCAGATATTAAAAAGGTAGAGACAAATGACTCAATTGCAAGACACCAAAACCGTTAACGTCAATGGCGTTGATATTGCTTATCGATTTGATGGTCCCGAAGATGGACCGGTGCTTTTAGTGGCAAATAGTCTGATGGCGAATGGCAGTATGTGGGATTGGAATATGCCTGCATTTACAGATCGTTACCGCGTACTACGTTACGACAAACGAGGGCACGGAAAGTCTGGTGTTGCGCCTGGCCCATACACCATCGCACAGCTGGCTGACGATGCTGCTGGTTTACTAGACGCCTTAAAGATTGAGAAAGCCCATTTTATGGGGCTCTCTATTGGCGGCATGATTGGCCAACAATTAGGCGCTCGTTACCCTGAGCGCATTCTTTCATTGTCACTTTGTAATACCGCAAGCGAAATGCCGCCACGCAGCTTGTGGGAAGATCGTTTTCAAACTGCGCGCACTCAAGGCCTTGCAGGCTTGGTGGATGGAACTATTAACCGCTGGTTCACTGCACCATTTATCGAGCGAGCTCCACAAGATATTGAAAAGGTTCGTCAAATGATTTTGGCAACCAATGTCGATGGATATATTGGTTGTGGCAGCGCAGTGCGCGATATGGCTCAAAGCACCATGCTTCTCAAGATTAAAGCACCTACCCTAGTGTTATCTGGTCGTCATGACCCAGCTTGCACAGTAGATCAAGGCATTGTGCTCAATCGCCTGATTGATGGATCGAGAATGGTTATTATTGAAGATGCAGCCCATTTATCGAATATCGAGCAGCCCGCTAGATTCAATAAAGCGGTGCGAGAATTTATCGATTCAGTAGATGATCGTCTGTGAAGTTTGTATGAAGGTGTATTTCTAAATAAGCACTAATAACAAAGAGGGGTTTTATATGACCGATTTATCTGTAGATCAAATTAAAGCAATGCGCGCCAATGTATTGGGTGCAGCAGCAAAAGTTCCTGGAGCGCTAATTGGGCTAGGCATTTTGTTCATCATCCTTGGCATGATTGGCGTTGCCGGTCAGGTTCTTTTCTCCTTGGTATCCGTTAACGTGCTTGGCATTTTCTTGTTTGCTGGCGGAGTACTTCAAGGTATACATGCATTCAAATCTGCTGGCTGGAAAAGTGTCAGCGTTCAGCTCATCTTTGCTGTTTTGTATATTGGTGCCGCTATTTATGTTTGGGCCTTCCCAATCCCAGCACTAGAGGCAATCACCTTGTGGCTCGCTGCGATCTTCTTCATCACCGGCTTCTTGCGCTTAATCTCTGCATTTCAGCATCGTCATTTTGCAGAGTGGTTCTGGCTCGCACTATCTGCAGCGATTTCAATCTTGATGGGCGTTCTCATCATGAATAACTTCCCATCCTCAAGCCTGTGGCTACCTGGCCTCTTGATTGCCATTGAATTGCTATTGCAAGGCTGGTCATTATTGTTCTTAGGCTTTGCTGCCAAGTCACTCACGAAGTAATTTACTCATTCAATACAAAGAGCAGCGATCATGGCAATGAAAAAAACAGACTTATACAAAAACTTAGCCTTGACCACTGCTCAGCGTATGAAGAACGCGGCTAAGACTCCTAAACCTGGAGCTGCTGATGCGGTAGCAAAAACCAAAAAAGAGTTAGCAGAGGCAAATCCGATGCTAGCTTCTTTGATGGGCAAGAGTAAGCCCAAATCTAAGTAGTTCATTTTTAATCAATGTATGTGCAAGATATTGGGGTTTAGTCGGCATATTATTGCCTTCTACTTCATTAGTCACACAGTAGTCAGTTGGGCGCAAATTGCGCCACCTCCAAACTACGATCAAAAGTTAAACGACATGGTGGTGAATGCCACCC includes:
- a CDS encoding amidohydrolase; this translates as MTSHTQAPLCQAPDPEIRSPKIEYPAGAVDCHAHVCGPATQFPYARERIYTPPDATLESYQSLLGMLGIDRAVLVQPSVYGIDNRAMLAALRAHPQKFRGVAVVSNNPNDIQDQELEQLHAAGVRGIRCNIVDVADKSAGLPVQNLKSLAERIKPFGWHLELLMHVNEYPNLAKVFENFPVDLVFGHFGYSHAKHGAHDAGFQGLLDLLKNQQAWVKMTGPYRICDGDLPYSDMRPFNDAVIKANPKQLIWGSDWPHVMVKKQMPHDADLCDLFGDWVTDPALRKSILVDNPCILYDFPAFNAEQN
- a CDS encoding serine hydrolase; the protein is MKKLQAIGLALTLGAGLLSSTTLLAADYSKAPLPLSATPGQGFSPDGLKKIDAFFADQIANNQLPGAVLAVAKNGKLVIFKPYGYADKTNNKPMTTDAIFNLASMTKVMATVGGLTFYEEGKLPLNAPISNWLPQFKEMKVGKVDGDGNLTTVPAKNPITVQDLMRHTNGLTYGGRGTTPVHKLFPAGSAPAAVQYTSSEFIDKLASNPLLYEPGTAWDYGFGIDVLGIIEEKISGKSLGGVLQERIWNKVGMPNTTFQVAEKDRARLAQPLPIDPLTGKPQKVDILNQTVKFDCGGSCAFSTAGDYVRFGQMLLNGGSLDGKRVLGPQTVAFMTSNHLNKDIKNNVGGTEPGRVGYGFGLGVAVRMERGLSAINGNIGDFTWNGANGTIFWVDPKEQMVVVMMAVAPGEIRKVHREQLNAVIYGALEK
- the pcaD gene encoding 3-oxoadipate enol-lactonase produces the protein MTQLQDTKTVNVNGVDIAYRFDGPEDGPVLLVANSLMANGSMWDWNMPAFTDRYRVLRYDKRGHGKSGVAPGPYTIAQLADDAAGLLDALKIEKAHFMGLSIGGMIGQQLGARYPERILSLSLCNTASEMPPRSLWEDRFQTARTQGLAGLVDGTINRWFTAPFIERAPQDIEKVRQMILATNVDGYIGCGSAVRDMAQSTMLLKIKAPTLVLSGRHDPACTVDQGIVLNRLIDGSRMVIIEDAAHLSNIEQPARFNKAVREFIDSVDDRL
- a CDS encoding HdeD family acid-resistance protein; this translates as MTDLSVDQIKAMRANVLGAAAKVPGALIGLGILFIILGMIGVAGQVLFSLVSVNVLGIFLFAGGVLQGIHAFKSAGWKSVSVQLIFAVLYIGAAIYVWAFPIPALEAITLWLAAIFFITGFLRLISAFQHRHFAEWFWLALSAAISILMGVLIMNNFPSSSLWLPGLLIAIELLLQGWSLLFLGFAAKSLTK
- a CDS encoding tripartite tricarboxylate transporter substrate binding protein is translated as MFRSLIQKRLILILSLAFGTSLALAQSYPNRTVKMIVPLTTGSGADIAGRVVAKSLTETWKQPVIIENRPGAGGLIGTGVVVNSDPDGYTLLVQSASYAANPAIYKKLPYDPLKSLIDVAILGQTPYVMITAADGPYQTIRDLVIAAKSKPGEITFASAGVGSSTHLAAEYFNQMMGVKLIHVPYKGSPEAIQDTMSGRTAFYMAPLDTAIGQLRGGKVRALGVTSKTRNAAVPEIPTIAEQGYSNFEIALWFGVWAPTGTPAAVVKKINADINQSMQDPEVKNAYDSKGIKATPMSPTEFSKFVREEMAKYQKIAKDANIEPQ